The genomic interval TGATAGAGACACGGGAGTGCCATCTCCGAGCCGTACTCAAGAGGGCGTCACTCAGGAGGGCGAGATATCAGATCTTGCTTGCAAATCATGCAAGAGGTGAGAGAGATCGTCTGTCTCTTCGCCCATGTTTACAGCACCACAATTGACTGACACTTCCCTGATTGGGAACTCAGGAGGAAAGCAAAATGGTGGGTCATTTCATACTCTAGCTTTTACTGCTCTCTTCCAGCGCTCACCTGCATGTATCCGTGTGGTCTAACAATACCAGTGATCGTCTTTTACCAAGCTGTACACTCTGCGAGAGAAATTCCCAGGCGTGCGATTATCCATCAACGCGACTAAAACCAGGCCCAAAGACAGGTACCGCACTAGCACTGTAAATTGAGCTCCATGTCTGAGCCGGCTGACAGCGAACTACCAAGGCTCACGACATCGTAAGCGGCGGCGATTAAGCAGCAGTCTCGCTCATGTTGACGAAGAACAGCATGTCGAGGCGGAGGACGACGCCCTCTCCGTGAGACCGGAAGTCTGCTCGAGATCACTGCCCGCTGTTGAACCACAACTCCTTGGCTTCCTTTCTACGGGGCTTACAGACCACGATGACTTGGCCAGTCTTCACTCGGACTCTTCGTACATTTCCGATACACGCTTCGTTCGCGCCATCAGCTTGTCCGCCCTTGTCCATCCATCTCACGACGTAAACTTGACGCCCCCTTCAAGTGTCCCCTCGCCGAACCGTCGCGGCTTCTTCTTGCAACTTGCCGGCGCTCAAAACACATTGCAGCAGGTATGCGAGTCGCTAGACTTGTCAATCGCATCGCTGCAAACATTGTGAGAGGATCAGGCTTTCACTAATTGATGTAGGCGGCTTCGCCTGGTCACTAACATCTACTTCAGGACCGACGCATATTTCGACAACATGACTGCATTCTCACTCTTCCATCAACCTTCATTCGGAGACAAGGTCCAGGGAATCAAGAATGCACTTCACCTCAAGGCGCTATTGGCATCAATGTTCTCCTTCTCAGCTCGTTTCGCCACAGCTCCCGATGCAGAGTCTCCGCCAACAATGGAAGCCTACAGCGGCCCAAGCCATGAGCAACTACACAAATCGGCAATGGGTTTCGTCAACGAGGCAATCGAAGAATACGACGACAAGCCCCCGCCACTTTGCATCCTCCAGGCTCTCATATTATGCACCTTCTATGAGCTCACAAGAGGCGTCCGCGGTCGCGCATGGCGAATGCTGGGCAACTGCGTCAGAATCGCCTACGAGCAACGACTTCATCTTGTTGACAGCATCACGCAAGCCAGACCTCAGCCAGGAACGTCTGGCGTCGCTCAATGGTCGGCGATGGAGGAGAGGCGCCGCAGCTGGTGGGCCATCTGGCAGATGGACATATTCGCCTCGACGGTGCACAGATTGCCCACCGCGATTGACCAGAGCGTAGGCATGAACGAGAATCACCTCCCGGTGCCAGACGTGATGTGGTTTCAAAACATGTACCAACCGAGCTGTCCGCTTGATCCTGCTCCATTGGAGCGGGCGAAGAAGCTGAGCAAGTCTGGGAACACCAGCGATGTCGCGTGGTTCATCGTTCTCAATTCTATCATGCGTAACGCTCAGGTTCTGGCTCGCGGCAATCTTCACAGCGTGCTTTCGGACCTCAGTCCCGCACCGAGAGCCGATTCTCGGCCTCTCAAGCAGTATCTCCACGGATCATTCCGCAAAAGGCAGTCGGCAGAAGATGGGCAACAGCTACCCGTTCTCATCGGAGCTCTCAAGCAGACTGTCGCGCTACTACCAAGATCACTCACATACCAAGGGGCTCAACTGGACTTCAAGTCCACGGGTACTTCGTCGAGCAGCGATTGCCCTCAGCTGCCATCCGAGAGACGTTCGAATGCTTCACAGCACGCAATCTACCTCATGATCCAGCTAGCACGATTCATGATCTACCACCATTTCGCATTTAACGAGATCTTACTAGGCACAATTTTCTCAGAAACAGACAGTCCTCCTTCATTTGGGTGGACATCGTCATCCAAGGATGAAAAGGAGAGGCTGTCCAACTCAGAAGGCCTCCGGAACTGTCTCGAGGCATCAGACGACATCCATTCCATCGTCAGCCGCTCTTCAGAAACACACATACAATGGACGAACCCATTCTTGGCGAGTACGGTATGGCTCGCCGCCTCATTACAGGTCCTCCGCAAAGTGTTTGCACCGTCGACGTGTAACGAGGCATCGGAGATGAAGATCAAGGAGCTCCGTGCAGTATGTCAGAAATATACCGACTTTTGGGGAACGCCTGAAAGTCTCTTACAAAATCTTGATTCGTTGGAGGAACGGCTAGCACAGAAAAAGGCAGAGATTGCGGCGATTGAAGCGACTCACATGCTAGGCTGCGCATCATATCAACACGCTGGACATCATACCTCCGCCTTCAACGGAACGAGTTCATTGCAGAACTTTGGCCTCATGATGGGGCCTGAGCTGGACCAGAACTCTTTGTTCACATCCGTAGGGCCGGGACACCAATGCCAAGACGTGCCCACACCAATGTCGCCGCGTAACGCTTCAACCGCCCATGCCAACTGGTTTGTTGACGGGCAGCAAGATGGCGCGGAGGGTACTACAGATGGATTAGGGATTCCCGGTCTCAATGCTTCGGATGAGTTTGCCGGATTTCCGGAGGGTGACCCGGAGCTGAGCTTCTTCATGTCTACCTTATTGTAATGAGTGCGTGATACCCCTTGTCAGATCGAGGATAGATTTAAGTCTCCAAGGCAGTCAGCGTTGAATTCTGGAATCGATTTTCTTCGAAGTCGTGATAAGGTTGCTTGAGATTCTTTTCACAAGGCGTGACTGCCGCCGGGCTAGGCTGGCTTGACGTATTTCTACTCCAGGTCGACCGATTACAGTATGCAACTGTGTGCGCCGTTCAGTCTTTCACAGTAGAATTACCCAGTGGAAAGGAATAAGTCCCTGTGTTTCCGGTCAAATGCTAAACTAGTTTGGGCTGCAGTGCGACGGACGGACTGATTCTATGCAAATCTGTCTCAATCCCACGTACCGGTCTAATACGAAGCAACGAGAAATAGGTTGTGACATGGGACATAGGCTGTGTACTTTGCGCATTTTGAAATCCGGGAATCAATTCATCTCACCATAAACCTTCTTCATTCGAGTACCAGTCTTCGAAGCCATTCACAGCTTCAAGCCAGAGC from Colletotrichum lupini chromosome 2, complete sequence carries:
- a CDS encoding fumarylacetoacetate hydrolase domain-containing protein 2A is translated as MSCHILIRYSVRSGMVLGPWPLSCPPTPSSFPRICKMPDARTGLALGPGSGQLWGLVPRNPVQPRPQPVPQKHQTRSLAWPSVTYLTMVPDGDRDTGVPSPSRTQEGVTQEGEISDLACKSCKRRKAKCDRLLPSCTLCERNSQACDYPSTRLKPGPKTGSRHRKRRRLSSSLAHVDEEQHVEAEDDALSVRPEVCSRSLPAVEPQLLGFLSTGLTDHDDLASLHSDSSYISDTRFVRAISLSALVHPSHDVNLTPPSSVPSPNRRGFFLQLAGAQNTLQQVCESLDLSIASLQTLTDAYFDNMTAFSLFHQPSFGDKVQGIKNALHLKALLASMFSFSARFATAPDAESPPTMEAYSGPSHEQLHKSAMGFVNEAIEEYDDKPPPLCILQALILCTFYELTRGVRGRAWRMLGNCVRIAYEQRLHLVDSITQARPQPGTSGVAQWSAMEERRRSWWAIWQMDIFASTVHRLPTAIDQSVGMNENHLPVPDVMWFQNMYQPSCPLDPAPLERAKKLSKSGNTSDVAWFIVLNSIMRNAQVLARGNLHSVLSDLSPAPRADSRPLKQYLHGSFRKRQSAEDGQQLPVLIGALKQTVALLPRSLTYQGAQLDFKSTGTSSSSDCPQLPSERRSNASQHAIYLMIQLARFMIYHHFAFNEILLGTIFSETDSPPSFGWTSSSKDEKERLSNSEGLRNCLEASDDIHSIVSRSSETHIQWTNPFLASTVWLAASLQVLRKVFAPSTCNEASEMKIKELRAVCQKYTDFWGTPESLLQNLDSLEERLAQKKAEIAAIEATHMLGCASYQHAGHHTSAFNGTSSLQNFGLMMGPELDQNSLFTSVGPGHQCQDVPTPMSPRNASTAHANWFVDGQQDGAEGTTDGLGIPGLNASDEFAGFPEGDPELSFFMSTLLFFSQGVTAAGLGWLDVFLLQVDRLQYATAVYFAHFEIRESIHLTINLLHSSTSLRSHSQLQARASQSRPIITPRYKMSPSWTHLVRFVAEENNEIHLGQIDASQYPDVGLATLEGQKVKANVVVGDVFDGRVTEDVLHIEHLLSPVTADQVPIIRCMGLNYRDHAKEANMPIPEVPVLFIKPRTALTGPHPSTINIPKISQDGSSDYEAELSLVLSKSGRDIPEEEAMEYVLGYTCSNDVSARKQQFKNSQWSFSKGPVLVAKSAIKDPHSLQIQAIYNDQVVQDSNTKEMIFTIPQMISFLSQGTTLEKGTIIMTGTGPGIGVMRDPPITLHDGDDMRIEISEIGTLVNRVRDFCDSRRAKQLRGNSPMTYPGSFRGPFKPAKRMMALKITSYITFPVYPW